The following are from one region of the Stenotrophomonas lactitubi genome:
- a CDS encoding GIN domain-containing protein codes for MRSLIACSALLLLPLSALAADAPNCKFSAPRALKIDTAGAKAVVFEINQHDLKVVASAGGGQLEGRACASNKDWLDQLVLDQRRVGDKLVVSLRRDSRGSLSMGNSYAWLDIRGSVPDNLPLQFKIGSGDGSIENAQSLSMDVGSGDGIARGTRGSVHAAVGSGDLDVDGAASFNLLSLGSGDVNARNIGGDASIGTVGSGDLKVTDVRGNARLDTVGSGDIGFKQVQGNVEIGVVGSGNVEIEQVGGNVRVRSHGSGDIDVDGVRGNLTVEHSGSGDVQHRSVAGTVTLPRGK; via the coding sequence ATGCGTTCCTTGATTGCCTGTAGTGCGCTGTTGCTGTTGCCCTTGTCGGCGCTGGCCGCCGATGCACCGAACTGCAAGTTCTCCGCGCCACGCGCGCTGAAGATCGACACGGCCGGCGCCAAGGCGGTGGTGTTCGAGATCAACCAGCATGACCTGAAGGTGGTCGCCAGCGCTGGCGGCGGCCAGCTCGAGGGCCGCGCCTGCGCGTCCAACAAGGACTGGCTGGACCAACTGGTGCTGGACCAGCGGCGCGTGGGCGACAAGCTGGTGGTAAGCCTGCGCCGCGACAGCCGCGGCTCGCTGTCGATGGGCAACAGCTATGCCTGGCTGGACATCCGTGGCAGCGTGCCGGACAACCTGCCGCTGCAGTTCAAGATCGGTTCCGGCGATGGCAGCATCGAGAACGCGCAGTCGCTGAGCATGGACGTGGGCTCCGGTGATGGCATCGCCCGCGGCACCCGTGGCAGCGTGCATGCCGCCGTGGGCTCGGGCGACCTGGACGTTGATGGCGCCGCATCGTTCAACCTGCTCTCGCTGGGTTCTGGCGACGTCAACGCCCGCAACATCGGCGGCGATGCCAGCATCGGCACCGTCGGCTCCGGTGACCTGAAGGTGACCGACGTGCGTGGCAACGCGCGGCTGGACACCGTCGGCTCCGGCGACATCGGCTTCAAGCAGGTGCAGGGCAACGTCGAGATCGGCGTGGTCGGCTCCGGCAATGTCGAGATCGAGCAGGTCGGCGGCAATGTCCGTGTACGCAGCCACGGCTCGGGTGATATCGATGTCGATGGCGTGCGCGGCAATCTCACCGTCGAGCACAGCGGCAGCGGCGACGTCCAGCATCGCAGTGTGGCCGGCACCGTCACCCTGCCGCGCGGCAAGTAA
- a CDS encoding ABC transporter ATP-binding protein: MNASPTTAVPSEAVITARGLRNAYKNTLALDNASFSIPAGRIIGLIGPNGAGKTTALKAVLGLTSVEGELSVLGRDPRAHRDDLMNDICFIADVAVLPRWLKVREAIGFVAGVHPRFDRARCERFLANTKLQPKQRVRELSKGMIVQLHLALVMAIDAKVLVLDEPTLGLDILYRKEFYQRLLEDYFDEQKTIIVTTHQVEEIEHILTDVMFIRDGRIVLNAEMDEVGERYTELLVGADQLETARALKPIDERSQAFGKTVLLFDGVPRSQLASLGETRNAGLADLFVAVMKGTYA; the protein is encoded by the coding sequence ATGAATGCCAGTCCCACTACCGCTGTACCAAGCGAAGCTGTCATTACCGCCCGTGGCCTTCGCAATGCTTACAAGAACACGCTCGCGCTCGACAACGCCAGCTTCTCCATTCCGGCAGGCCGCATCATCGGCCTGATCGGCCCCAATGGTGCCGGCAAGACCACCGCGCTGAAGGCGGTGCTCGGCCTGACCTCGGTGGAAGGCGAGCTGAGTGTGCTTGGCCGTGACCCGCGCGCGCATCGCGACGATCTGATGAACGACATCTGCTTCATCGCCGATGTCGCCGTGCTGCCGCGCTGGCTGAAGGTGCGTGAGGCGATCGGCTTCGTCGCCGGCGTGCACCCCCGCTTCGACCGTGCCCGCTGCGAGCGTTTCCTGGCCAACACCAAGCTGCAGCCGAAGCAGCGCGTGCGCGAACTGTCCAAGGGCATGATCGTGCAGCTGCACCTGGCCCTGGTGATGGCCATCGACGCCAAGGTGCTGGTGCTGGACGAACCCACGCTCGGCCTGGACATCCTGTACCGCAAGGAGTTCTACCAGCGCCTGCTGGAAGACTACTTCGACGAGCAGAAGACCATCATCGTCACCACCCACCAGGTGGAGGAGATCGAGCACATCCTCACCGACGTGATGTTCATCCGCGACGGTCGCATCGTGCTCAATGCGGAAATGGACGAGGTCGGCGAGCGCTATACCGAACTGCTGGTCGGCGCCGACCAGCTTGAAACCGCCCGCGCACTGAAGCCCATCGACGAGCGCAGCCAGGCCTTCGGCAAGACGGTCCTGTTGTTCGACGGCGTGCCACGCAGCCAGCTGGCCAGCCTGGGTGAAACCCGCAACGCCGGCCTTGCCGATCTGTTCGTCGCTGTCATGAAGGGGACCTACGCATGA